In the genome of Egibacteraceae bacterium, the window CGCCCGGTCTGCCCTCGTGACGCGGCACGCGGGGGCGGGCGCGCGCGCCCCCCGGGGCGAGATGTCGGGCGTGGAGCGAGCCGCCCGACTGCTGCTGCTGTTCGTCCTCCTCTACCTGTTCCTCGTCGCCGTCGACCTGCTCGGAAGCGGCATCGCCGGACTCGGCGAGGAGTTCACCGATCAGCTCTTCCGCGGGGTTGGCAACCCGCTCGCGGCACTGGCGGTCGGCATCCTCGCCACCGTCCTCGCCCAGTCGTCCTCGGTGACGACGGCCACGCTCGTCGGCCTCGTGGGCGCGGGCGTGCTGAGCGTCGGCGACGCCGTGCCGATGATCATGGGTGCCAACGTGGGCACGACGATCACGAACACCCTCGCCTCGATCGGCAGCATCCGCCGCGTGGAGGAGTTCCGCCGGGCGTTCGCCGGAGCGACGATGCACGACTTCTTCAACGTGGCGAGCGTCATGATCCTCCTACCCGTGGAGATCGCCACCGGTGTGCTCGCGCGGACGGCCGTCGCGCTGTCGGACATCTTCGGCGACGCTGCCGGCGGGGAGTTCAACAGCCCCGTGCGCGAGGCGGTGGGAGTCGGCGCGGGCCTCGTCGAGGACGCCGCCGCGGCGCTCGCCGGACCGACGCGGGTGGGGGCCGTGATCCTGCTCGCCAGCGGGTTGCTGCTCATCTTCGTGACGCTCGTGTCGATCACGAAGAACATGCGCGTCGTGGTCGCCGGTCCCGCGGAGCGCTCGCTGAACGCGGTCCTCGGACGCAGCGGCGTGCTCGGCATCCTCGTCGGGGCGATCCTGACCGTGGCGGTGCAGTCGTCGAGCATCTCGACGTCGCTGCTCATCCCGATGATCGCGGCGGGCGTCCTGCGGCTGGAGAACGCCTATCCGGTGACGCTCGGCGCCAATCTCGGGACGACGATCACCGCGCTGCTCGCCGCGCTCGCCATCCCGCAGATCGCCGGGTTGCAGATCGCGCTCGTGCACCTGCTGTTCAACGTCGTCGGCATCCTCATCTTCTACCCCGTCCCGTTCCTGCGCCGGCTGCCCCTGCGGGCCTCCCGGGCGGTCGCCGACCAAGCCGTCAAGCGGCGCACCATGGTATTGGTGTACGTGGTGCTCCTGTTCGTGGTCTTGCCCCTGCTGGTGATCGTGGTCGCGCGCTGAGCGGAAGGAACCCGCATGTTCAAGTGGCTACGGGCCAGTG includes:
- a CDS encoding Na/Pi symporter; the encoded protein is MERAARLLLLFVLLYLFLVAVDLLGSGIAGLGEEFTDQLFRGVGNPLAALAVGILATVLAQSSSVTTATLVGLVGAGVLSVGDAVPMIMGANVGTTITNTLASIGSIRRVEEFRRAFAGATMHDFFNVASVMILLPVEIATGVLARTAVALSDIFGDAAGGEFNSPVREAVGVGAGLVEDAAAALAGPTRVGAVILLASGLLLIFVTLVSITKNMRVVVAGPAERSLNAVLGRSGVLGILVGAILTVAVQSSSISTSLLIPMIAAGVLRLENAYPVTLGANLGTTITALLAALAIPQIAGLQIALVHLLFNVVGILIFYPVPFLRRLPLRASRAVADQAVKRRTMVLVYVVLLFVVLPLLVIVVAR